From Aphelocoma coerulescens isolate FSJ_1873_10779 chromosome W unlocalized genomic scaffold, UR_Acoe_1.0 ChrW_unloc_scaf_1, whole genome shotgun sequence, one genomic window encodes:
- the TMEM161B gene encoding transmembrane protein 161B → MAILIVTESYLEFGLESGFSNFSESAMQFLEKQGLESQGPVSKQTFKLFLAVLCSLIGAFLTFPGLRLAQMHLDALNLATEKITQTLLHINFLSPLLMVLLWVKPITKDYIMNPPLGKDRIPLMSEDTFDTMRLWIIILLCALRLVLMRSHLQAYLNLAQKCVDQMKKEAGRISTNDLQKMVARVFYYLCVIALQYIAPLVMVLHSTLLLKTLGNYSWGIYPESNSDTAVENNLLPSSVSSESPSVDGKTKITVVQIAVALGSLKNIFTPLLFRGLLSFLTWWIAACLFSISLFGLFYYQYLTVA, encoded by the exons ATGGCAATCCTGATTGTGACAGAAAGCTATCTAGAGTTTGGACTCGAATCAG GATTCTCAAATTTTTCAGAAAGTGCTATGCAGTTTCTTGAAAAGCAGGGTTTGGAATCCCA ggGTCCTGTGTCTAAACAAACCTTCAAATTGTTCCTGGCTGTTCTGTGTTCACTTATTGGTGCTTTTTTGACATTCCCTGGCTTGCGACTGGCTCAAATGCATCTTGATGCTCTGAATTtagcaacagaaaaaataacaca aaCATTGCTGCATATAAACTTCTTGTCTCCTTTACTTATGGTTCTACTGTGGGTAAAACCAATCACTAAGGACTACATTATGAACCCACCTTTGGGCAAAGATAGAATACCTTT AATGTCTGAAGATACATTTGACACCATGCGGTTGTGGATTATAATCCTGTTGTGTGCTTTACGGTTGGTTTTGATGCGCAGTCACTTACAGGCCTATCTGAATTTAGCCCAGAAATGTGTGGATCAGATGAAAAAGGAAGCTGGCAGAATAAGTACAAATGATTTACAAAAAATG GTGGCTCGGGTATTCTATTATCTTTGTGTAATTGCACTGCAGTATATTGCACCCCTGGTAATGGTCCTTCACTCAACTCTGCTTTTGAAAACACTAG GTAATTATTCTTGGGGCATCTACCCAGAATCTAATTCTGACACTGCAGTAGAAAACAATCTGCTTCCCAGTTCAGTTTCTTCTGAGTCTCCATCTGTTGatggaaagacaaaaataacTGTAGTGCAAATAGCAGTGGCTTTGGGAAgcctaaaaaatattttcactccTCTCCTATTCCGAGGACTCTTGTCTTTCCTCACCTGGTGGATTGCTGCTTGTCTTTTTTCCATAAGCCTCTTTGGGCTTTTCTATTATCAGTACCTGACTGTTGCATAA